From Micromonospora echinospora, one genomic window encodes:
- a CDS encoding SRPBCC family protein yields the protein MRTLGIAYHRKVEIAAPAEEVARVLRDVAGWPRWNASVARLDRPASGALTVGETVRLKQHRLPENTWTVTRVDGAGFAWTATSPGVRTTGDHQVRPTGPGRSEATLTLRLDGPFARPTALVGGRLIRRYLDMEADGLRREAERDSAR from the coding sequence GTGAGGACGTTGGGCATCGCGTACCACCGGAAGGTGGAGATCGCCGCGCCGGCCGAGGAGGTCGCCCGGGTGCTGCGGGACGTGGCGGGCTGGCCGCGCTGGAACGCGTCCGTCGCCCGGCTCGACCGGCCGGCGTCCGGGGCGCTCACGGTCGGCGAGACCGTCCGGCTCAAGCAGCACCGTCTGCCGGAGAACACCTGGACGGTCACCCGGGTCGACGGGGCCGGCTTCGCCTGGACGGCCACCAGCCCCGGGGTCCGCACCACCGGCGACCACCAGGTGCGGCCGACCGGTCCGGGACGGTCCGAGGCCACCCTCACGCTGCGGCTGGACGGACCGTTCGCCCGGCCCACCGCCCTCGTCGGCGGTCGGCTGATCCGCCGCTACCTCGACATGGAAGCCGACGGGTTGCGCCGGGAGGCCGAGCGGGACAGCGCCCGGTGA
- a CDS encoding polyprenyl synthetase family protein, translating to MINVGGATPAVAIGPTAVTADPGAGSLRREVDAVLAEFLGGQLDATGDEDWRHGVELLRSFVLGAAGKRTRPTFCHLGWRACGGGGPGVARVAAALELFHAFALIHDDVMDDSDTRRGRPTLHVDLADRHRRRGWRGDAERFGRNMAILWGDLCLVWSEQLFCSGGSADRVDRVRTLFQRMRVEAMMGQYLDVRGEVAGAGLDDCLRILRYKCARYTVERPLQIGAAWAGADRAELATFSRIGIPLGEAFQLRDDVLGVFGDDTCTGKSTLTDLRDGKATVLMALTRQAASDAQAAQIDRWHGDPHLDRAGADVLREIIVDTGGLRRVEEMIAARTEEAVAALHEASIVDDARTELVGLARRLSVRSR from the coding sequence ATGATCAACGTAGGTGGCGCGACCCCGGCGGTGGCCATCGGCCCGACGGCGGTGACCGCCGATCCCGGGGCCGGGTCGCTCCGGCGGGAGGTCGACGCGGTGCTCGCCGAGTTCCTCGGTGGACAGCTCGACGCCACCGGCGACGAGGACTGGCGGCACGGGGTCGAACTGCTCCGCTCCTTCGTCCTAGGCGCGGCCGGCAAGCGGACCCGGCCGACCTTCTGTCACCTGGGCTGGCGGGCCTGCGGCGGGGGCGGGCCCGGGGTGGCCCGGGTCGCCGCCGCCCTGGAGCTGTTCCACGCCTTCGCGCTGATCCACGACGACGTCATGGACGACAGCGACACCCGACGTGGCCGGCCGACCCTGCACGTCGACCTCGCCGACCGGCACCGGCGACGCGGCTGGCGCGGGGACGCCGAGCGGTTCGGCCGGAACATGGCGATCCTCTGGGGAGACCTCTGCCTGGTCTGGTCCGAGCAGCTGTTCTGCAGCGGCGGCAGCGCCGACCGGGTGGACCGGGTACGGACGTTGTTCCAGCGGATGCGCGTCGAGGCGATGATGGGGCAGTACCTCGACGTCCGAGGCGAGGTCGCCGGTGCCGGGCTGGACGACTGCCTGCGGATCCTGCGCTACAAGTGCGCCCGCTACACGGTGGAGCGTCCGCTCCAGATCGGGGCCGCGTGGGCCGGTGCCGACCGCGCCGAGCTGGCCACCTTCTCCCGGATCGGCATCCCGCTCGGCGAGGCGTTCCAGCTCCGCGACGACGTGCTCGGCGTCTTCGGCGACGACACGTGCACCGGCAAGTCCACCCTGACCGACCTGCGCGACGGCAAGGCGACCGTGCTGATGGCGCTCACCCGGCAGGCCGCCAGCGACGCGCAGGCCGCCCAGATCGACCGGTGGCACGGTGATCCCCACCTCGACCGGGCCGGCGCGGACGTCCTTCGGGAGATCATCGTCGACACCGGCGGCCTGCGCCGGGTGGAGGAGATGATCGCCGCCCGGACCGAGGAGGCCGTGGCCGCGCTCCACGAGGCGTCGATCGTGGACGACGCGCGGACCGAGCTGGTCGGGCTGGCGCGCAGGCTCTCGGTCCGGAGTCGCTGA
- a CDS encoding Na+/H+ antiporter subunit A — MLVLVAVHALAAVIAPALVRTWGRRALYLVAAVPAATLVWALAHTGQVRSGTPVVETFPWVPGLGLEIALRMGALGWLLVVLVGGVGALVLAYSAHYFSSDDPGLGRFAAVFVAFAGAMLGLVVSDDLLLLYVFWELTTVFSYLLIGYDPAKRASRRAAMQALLVTTLGGLAMLAGFIMLGQHAGTYRWSEIAGNLPDGGYLAVALVLVLLGAMSKSAIFPFNFWLPNAMAAPTPVSAYLHAAAMVKAGVFLVALMGPAVADVAPWRPVLLTTGLVTLFLGAWSALRQVDLKLLLAYGTVSQLGLLMVVLGAGTRDTALAGVAMVLAHALFKATLFLSVGIIDHATGTRDLRELSGLGRRSPALAVVATLAAASMAGLPPLAGFVAKEAAYEAFLHGGVADRVVLAGVVLGSALTVAYTLRFLWGAFAAKPGVPTTETTHPVGWPFLAGPALLAAAGLVVGVSAPAVDRLLAPYADLYPTTGTPYHLALWHGPTLALGLSVAAVAAGAGLFLLVHRGRLRTGAWLPFDGAAGYQRVVNGVDRLAVELTGATQRGSLPFYLGVILIVLVVLPGSALLAGSPWSGSFRAWDTPLQAVAAAVVIVAAIAAARALRRLTAMILVGVAGYGTAVLFVLHGAPDLALTQFLVETVTIVMFVLVLRRLPEKFSERPIRSSRRGRIGLGIAVGAVTAGMAYVAASGRQAVPISVGFPDEAVSYGGGKNVVNVTLVDIRAWDTMGEIAVLVVAATGVASLIFRRSRDLDKRSGIPGATTTTASRPRWLTTGATTRRQSVILQVVTRLLFHAIAVFSIYLLFSGHNAPGGGFAAGLVAGLALTVRYLAGGRTELNSAAPVDAGKLLGAGLFVAVGTGVVAIPFGGEFLQSALLDFHLPVVGHLHFVTSVFFDVGVYLIVVGLVLDILRSLGAEMDRQHETERSDVPAEVRDKELV; from the coding sequence GTGCTGGTACTGGTGGCGGTCCATGCCCTCGCTGCTGTGATCGCCCCGGCGCTGGTACGCACCTGGGGGCGGCGGGCACTCTACCTCGTGGCGGCCGTGCCGGCCGCGACCCTGGTCTGGGCACTCGCCCACACCGGTCAGGTCCGCTCCGGCACCCCCGTGGTGGAGACCTTCCCCTGGGTGCCGGGGCTGGGGTTGGAGATCGCCCTGCGGATGGGCGCGCTGGGCTGGTTACTGGTCGTCCTCGTCGGCGGGGTCGGCGCGCTGGTGCTGGCGTACAGCGCGCACTACTTCAGCTCCGACGACCCCGGACTGGGCCGGTTCGCGGCGGTCTTCGTCGCCTTCGCCGGGGCGATGCTCGGTCTGGTGGTCTCCGACGACCTGCTGCTGCTCTACGTCTTCTGGGAGCTGACCACCGTCTTCTCCTACCTGCTCATCGGGTACGACCCGGCGAAGCGGGCCAGCCGTCGGGCGGCCATGCAGGCCCTGCTGGTCACCACGCTGGGCGGTCTCGCCATGCTCGCCGGGTTCATCATGCTCGGCCAGCACGCCGGCACCTACCGCTGGTCGGAGATCGCCGGGAACCTCCCCGACGGCGGTTACCTGGCCGTGGCGCTGGTGCTGGTGCTGCTCGGCGCGATGAGCAAGTCGGCGATCTTCCCGTTCAACTTCTGGCTGCCCAACGCGATGGCGGCCCCCACCCCGGTCAGCGCCTACCTGCACGCCGCGGCCATGGTCAAGGCCGGCGTGTTCCTGGTCGCCCTGATGGGCCCGGCGGTCGCCGACGTCGCCCCGTGGCGGCCGGTGCTGCTCACCACCGGTCTGGTCACGCTCTTCCTCGGTGCCTGGTCGGCGCTGCGCCAGGTCGACCTCAAACTGCTCCTGGCGTACGGCACGGTCAGCCAGCTCGGCCTGCTGATGGTGGTGCTCGGCGCGGGCACCCGGGACACCGCGCTGGCCGGCGTGGCGATGGTGCTGGCCCACGCGTTGTTCAAGGCCACCCTGTTCCTCTCGGTCGGCATCATCGACCACGCCACCGGCACCCGTGACCTGCGCGAACTCAGCGGACTCGGCCGGCGCTCCCCGGCGCTGGCGGTGGTCGCCACGCTCGCCGCCGCGTCCATGGCCGGCCTGCCGCCGCTGGCCGGGTTCGTCGCCAAGGAGGCCGCCTACGAGGCGTTCCTGCACGGCGGCGTCGCCGACCGGGTGGTGCTGGCCGGGGTCGTGCTCGGCTCGGCGCTGACCGTGGCGTACACGCTGCGCTTCCTCTGGGGCGCCTTCGCCGCCAAGCCCGGGGTGCCGACGACCGAGACGACGCACCCGGTGGGCTGGCCGTTCCTGGCGGGACCGGCCCTGCTCGCCGCCGCCGGGCTGGTCGTCGGCGTGTCCGCACCGGCCGTCGACCGGCTGCTCGCCCCGTACGCCGACCTCTACCCGACCACCGGAACCCCGTACCATCTGGCGCTCTGGCACGGGCCGACGCTCGCGCTCGGGCTCTCGGTGGCGGCCGTCGCGGCCGGTGCCGGACTGTTCCTGCTGGTCCACCGTGGGCGGCTGCGCACCGGCGCGTGGCTGCCGTTCGACGGTGCCGCCGGCTACCAGCGGGTGGTCAACGGGGTGGACCGGCTGGCGGTGGAGCTGACCGGCGCGACCCAGCGTGGTTCGCTCCCGTTCTACCTCGGCGTCATCCTGATCGTGCTGGTCGTCCTGCCCGGCAGCGCACTGCTGGCCGGCAGCCCGTGGTCCGGTTCGTTCCGGGCCTGGGACACCCCGCTCCAGGCGGTGGCCGCCGCCGTGGTGATCGTCGCCGCGATCGCCGCCGCCCGGGCGCTGCGCCGGCTGACCGCGATGATCCTGGTCGGGGTCGCCGGCTACGGCACCGCGGTGCTCTTCGTCCTGCACGGCGCGCCCGACCTGGCGCTGACCCAGTTCCTCGTGGAGACCGTCACGATCGTGATGTTCGTGCTGGTCCTGCGCCGCCTGCCGGAGAAGTTCTCGGAGCGGCCGATCCGGTCCAGCCGGCGCGGTCGGATCGGGCTCGGCATCGCCGTCGGCGCGGTCACCGCCGGCATGGCGTACGTCGCCGCGTCCGGCCGGCAGGCCGTCCCGATCTCGGTCGGCTTCCCGGACGAGGCGGTCTCCTACGGCGGCGGCAAGAACGTGGTCAACGTGACCCTGGTGGACATCCGGGCCTGGGACACCATGGGCGAGATCGCCGTCCTGGTGGTGGCCGCCACCGGCGTGGCCAGCCTGATCTTCCGGCGCTCCCGTGACCTGGACAAGCGCAGCGGCATCCCCGGGGCGACGACCACGACGGCGTCCCGACCACGGTGGCTGACCACCGGCGCGACCACCCGCCGCCAGTCGGTGATCCTCCAGGTGGTCACCCGGCTGCTCTTCCACGCCATCGCGGTCTTCTCCATCTACCTGCTCTTCTCCGGCCACAACGCCCCCGGCGGCGGGTTCGCCGCCGGCCTGGTCGCCGGTCTCGCCCTGACCGTGCGGTACCTGGCCGGCGGACGCACCGAGCTGAACAGCGCCGCACCGGTCGACGCGGGCAAGCTGCTCGGCGCGGGGCTGTTCGTGGCGGTGGGCACCGGGGTGGTCGCGATCCCGTTCGGCGGGGAGTTCCTCCAGAGCGCCCTGCTGGACTTCCACCTGCCGGTCGTGGGTCACCTGCACTTCGTCACGTCGGTCTTCTTCGACGTCGGCGTGTACCTGATCGTGGTCGGGCTGGTGCTGGACATCCTGCGCAGCCTCGGCGCGGAGATGGACCGGCAGCACGAGACCGAACGGAGCGACGTACCGGCCGAGGTGCGGGACAAGGAGCTGGTGTGA
- a CDS encoding ion transporter yields MSGVTTRADGRSRLADRCGRIARSRPFEIAIVVVIIANGVVLGVETYPHLGVAGPILHGLEWCFRIAFVAEIVIRLLAYGRRPQDFFRHGWNVFDFVVISAIFLPGLHGDSALLRVVRVARMVRLVRFSPGLRTIVAALWRSLPGVGGFLALAVVTLYVYGMAGWLIFADAYPEQYGDIGRSLLTLFVLLSLETLPDLIEQGMALSPWTLLYYVSYVLITVNLLLNILIAVIVNSMEEARRLEMTERLAPDYDEDGDGVPDEVDRIAISQRLDDLRAVVAELERELRIDRDDPHTRVPHRHPDRPEGH; encoded by the coding sequence GTGAGCGGCGTCACCACCAGGGCGGACGGTCGGTCCCGCCTGGCCGACCGCTGCGGTCGGATCGCCCGGTCCCGCCCGTTCGAGATCGCCATCGTCGTCGTGATCATCGCCAACGGGGTGGTGCTCGGCGTCGAGACGTACCCGCACCTGGGGGTGGCCGGGCCGATCCTGCACGGCCTGGAGTGGTGCTTCCGGATCGCCTTCGTCGCCGAGATCGTCATCCGGCTGCTCGCCTACGGCCGCCGCCCGCAGGACTTCTTCCGGCACGGCTGGAACGTCTTCGACTTCGTGGTGATCTCGGCGATCTTCCTGCCCGGCCTGCACGGCGACTCCGCGCTGCTGCGGGTGGTGCGGGTCGCCCGGATGGTTCGGCTGGTGCGCTTCTCCCCGGGCCTGCGCACGATCGTCGCCGCGCTGTGGCGCAGCCTGCCGGGGGTCGGCGGCTTCCTCGCGCTGGCCGTGGTGACCCTCTACGTCTACGGCATGGCCGGCTGGCTGATCTTCGCCGACGCCTACCCCGAGCAGTACGGGGACATCGGCCGCTCGCTGCTGACCCTGTTCGTGCTGCTCTCCCTGGAGACGCTGCCGGACCTGATCGAGCAGGGCATGGCCCTCTCCCCGTGGACCCTGCTCTACTACGTCAGCTACGTGCTGATCACGGTGAACCTGCTGCTCAACATCCTGATCGCGGTCATCGTGAACTCGATGGAGGAGGCCCGCCGGCTGGAGATGACCGAGCGGCTCGCCCCGGACTACGACGAAGACGGCGACGGCGTGCCGGACGAGGTGGACCGGATCGCCATCAGCCAACGGCTGGACGACCTGCGCGCGGTCGTGGCCGAACTCGAACGGGAACTGCGCATCGACCGTGACGACCCGCACACCCGGGTGCCGCACCGGCACCCGGACCGCCCGGAAGGGCACTGA
- a CDS encoding SAM-dependent methyltransferase, with the protein MDLDRSHVIREGDLRILNPFDAGKLATLGQAIRLRPGMSLLDLCCGKGELLCTWAREHGISGTGVDISTAFVAAAGERAAELGVADRVRFVHGDAAAYVPGELVDVAACVGATWIGGGVPGTLEILERALRPGGMLLVGEPYWRRTPPDQATVQGCHATSREDFHELPGLVELFGRCGFDLVEMVLADQDSWDRYAAAHWLNLSRWLDDNPDDDLAPQLRAELTEDPVRHVRYVREYLGWGVFALRRR; encoded by the coding sequence TTGGATCTCGACCGCAGTCACGTCATCCGCGAGGGCGACCTGCGCATCCTCAACCCGTTCGACGCCGGGAAACTGGCCACCCTCGGACAGGCGATCCGCCTGCGTCCCGGGATGTCCCTGCTGGACCTGTGCTGCGGCAAGGGTGAGCTGCTCTGCACCTGGGCCCGGGAGCACGGGATCTCCGGCACCGGCGTCGACATCAGCACCGCCTTCGTCGCCGCCGCCGGGGAGCGCGCCGCCGAGCTGGGGGTGGCCGACCGGGTCCGCTTCGTGCACGGCGACGCCGCCGCGTACGTACCCGGGGAACTCGTCGACGTGGCCGCCTGCGTCGGTGCCACCTGGATCGGCGGGGGTGTCCCCGGCACGCTGGAGATCCTGGAACGCGCCCTGCGCCCCGGCGGGATGCTGCTGGTCGGCGAGCCCTACTGGCGGCGGACGCCCCCGGACCAGGCGACCGTCCAGGGCTGCCACGCCACCTCCCGGGAGGACTTCCACGAGCTGCCGGGTCTGGTCGAGCTGTTCGGGCGGTGCGGCTTCGACCTGGTCGAGATGGTCCTCGCCGACCAGGACAGTTGGGACCGGTACGCGGCGGCGCACTGGCTCAACCTGAGCCGGTGGCTGGACGACAACCCGGACGACGACCTCGCCCCGCAGTTGCGCGCCGAGCTGACCGAGGACCCGGTCCGCCACGTGCGGTACGTCCGGGAGTACCTGGGCTGGGGGGTCTTCGCGCTGCGCCGCCGCTGA